TGGGACAAGGTTGAAAACGGCTTATGTGTTGCCGATGATGAGGGCGGCAACATCTGGGTTGAGAAAGATGAGCCGACCAACCACTCCTACCTGGTCCTGAAAAAGAGTCCCCGGGAGATGGCAGAGATCATCTATTCACTTAAACTGGAAGATGCCCGCAATCGCCCCAGGGTGATAGTAACGACCGATGGTGAAACTGATGATAAATGTTCCTTTGTAAGGTTCCTTCTCTATACGACCGATTTTGATATCGAGGCGCTGATCTATACAAATTCCAAGTGGCACCCTGAAGGCAACGGCACACAGTGGATGCACGATTTTATTGACGAATATGCGAAAGTCCGCGATAACCTGCTGGTACACCATCCAGGCTACCCTTCCGCCGAAAGGCTTAAATCGATGATCTATGTGGGACAAATGGAAAAGACAGGCAGGGAGGCAGTCGGCGACAACATGGACACACCCGGCTCCGACCGCATTGTCGAGGTGCTGCTGGATAATGATCCCAGGCCGGTATGGCTGCAGGCGTGGGGAGGCCTCAACAACATTGCACAGGCGTTTTACCGGATTAAAACAACTTATCCCGAAAGGTATGAGGAAGCCGCGAAAAAGGCAATAGTTTATGCCATTGCAGAGCAGGATGACCTCAGACAGTGGATGAACAGCGAAATACCGGAGGTCACCTACGTCCTTAACCTCTTCCAGTTCTGGAGAGTCATTGCCTATGCATGGGACCGGCAGAACCCGATGGAAGATCATGAGATATATACTGCAGAGTGGCTTAAGAAGAATGTGCTCGATAAGGGGCCGCTTGGCGCGATATACGACAGGAAGGAGATGGAAGAAGGTGATTCGCCGGCATTTTTCCATGTCATAAATACCGGTTTGCGCAGCACCGAACATCCCTCATGGGGAGGATGGGGAGGCCGGTTTAACAATAACTATCACGCTAACGAGTGGACCGATGCAAGGGATGACGGCGACAACACAAAACCGTTGTGGAGATTCATAGTCCCAATTTCGGAAGATTTTGCAGCCAGGATGCAGTGGTCGGTCACTCCGCGGTATGAAGATGCCAACCATCCGCCATTTGTTTTGCTGAACCACGATGAGGATCTGGCCGTGGTTGCCGGTTCACGGGTTACACTCGATGCCTCACCGACCTGGGACCCTGACGGTGACGACCTGGAATTCAGCTGGTGGGTTTATCCCGAAGCAGGCACCTTCGACGGCGAGGTGACAATTACCGGACATGACACCCCTGTGGCAGAGGTTACAGTACCTGCCGGCGCCGCAGGAGAAACAATACACGTTATATGCGAAGTACGCGACAACGCCCAATTCCCAATGACAAGGTACAGGCGGGTTGTGTTGAATGTTAATTAACAACTTACACATTTGATTATGAAAAAACCGGCAGGATTCGCTTACATTCTCCCCACATTAATTGTAATGATACTGATGTTATACAGCTGCAATGATGCGGAGGAGAAAGGCCTGTTGCCGGTAAAGATAATCCTTGACACCGATTTCGGTGGCGATTCGGACGACCTGGGGGCACTGGTCATGCTGCACAACCTGCATAACAGGGGTGAATGTGAACTGCTTGCAGTTATGAGCTGGTCGGGAGAAAAATATGTGATACCGGCAATAGATGCGGTAAACCGTTTTTACGGTAATCCCGGCATACCGATGGGCATCAGGCACAAAGAAGCTCATTACGATCAGTGGAATTATAATAAACCAATTGCCGATGCATTGCCCTGGGAGCTTACAAACCATGATGTGCCGCTTGCTGTTGACCTCTACCGGGAAATTTTGTCCAGACAGGATGACAGCAGCGTCAGGATCGTAACGGTGGGGCCGCTGAAAAACATTAAGGACCTGCTTATGTCCGGCCCCGACAGCAATTCTGAGCTAACAGGGAAAGAGCTGGTTGAGCAGAAGGTTGAAAAATTTGTCATCATGGGTGGCGGCTTCCCCGAATCGGAAATCTATGAATGGAATTTCGACGGCAGAATGCCGGGAGTTACCAGTTTTGTTCTGGAGGAACTAACAGTGCCAATCGTTTTCTCAGGATATGAAGTGGGGATGCCCATATTGACAGGCAGCCGTTTCAACGATATCGACCCCGGCCATCCCCTGTATATCGGCTATATGCACTTCAGCCGGAATGCACCATGGGTGAAAGACCGGTTCGAAGGCAGGATACTTAACAATAACTCTTACGATCAGACAGCCGTGCTATACGCGGTACGCGGGGGTGTAGGGGTATACTGGGACAAGGTGGTGGGTGGTTACTGTGTGACCGATGAGAGGGGCAAGAACTACTGGGTGGAAGGCGAACCCACCAACCAGTCATACCTGGTCTTAAAAAAGGATCCGGAAGATATGGCAGAGATCATCTATTCCATAAAACTACCAGAATAAAAAACCTGAAAAATGAAAACAACAAGTTTTATTATTAATACATTAATTGCAATGTCTGTTTTAATAACTCCCGGATTTATCTCAGCAGCCCAGACCCCGGTTGAAACCCATGGGAGGTTAAGGGTTGAGGGCAACCGGATTGTTGGCGAACACGGCGAACCTGTCCAGTTAATGGGAATGAGCCATTACTGGTCAGTCTGGGGTCCGCAAAAGTATTATAATGCCGATGTGGTTAGATGGCTGGTGGAGGACTGGAAGGTTGACCTGGCAAGGGCCTCGATGGCCGTCGAGATAAACCAGCAGGGAGAGAACAAGGGATGGCTCTACAACCGGGAGAACCAGGAAAGGATGGTAGAGACGGTTATTCAGGCGGCCATCGATAATGGTATTTATGTGTTGGTCGACTGGCACACGCATCACCTGCATACCGAACCTGCAAAAGAGTTCTTCGACTATATGGCTGAGAAATACGGACATTATCCAAACCTGATATGGGAGACATTCAATGAACCGGTAAGGCAGTCATGGCCCGAAATTGCAGAATACACTAAAGAGGTCACATCTGTTATACGCCGGCACAGCGACAATCTTATAATTGCCGGGACAAGGAACTGGAGCCAGTATGTTGACGAGGCCGCAGATGATCCGCTAACCGATAAGAATACTGCATACTCACTCCATTTTTACGCGGGAACTCATGGAAGCGAATTACGGGAAAAGGGTGATTACGCCCTGTCAAAAGGAATTGCACTGTTCATAACCGAATGGGGAACCTCCAGGGCCGATGGCGGAAGGGACGGCACCATATTCCCGGATGAAACCGAAGAATGGATAACCTGGGCCCTTGAACGGGATATCAGCATGGCCAACTGGTCGCTGGCCGACCTGAGAGAGTCATCGGCTGCCCTCAACAGTGAAGCATCTGTTTCAGGCGGATGGCATCCAGAATCAGACCTCTCCCCTTCCGGGAGACTTGTACGCAGCCATATTATCAGGATCAACAGTAAAAAACCATATTACATGGAATGAGGCAACCTGTTATTAATTAACCTGTTGAATTAAATAACCCGGAGTATATTATCATGGAAACTGTCAGCCGCATCATCATTTTATTAGTTTCTGCAACTCTTCTCAACATGTGCAGTGATCCGGGGGAATCATATCCCGAGGCAGTAAAAATAATTCTTGACACCGATATGGGCTCCGATTGCGATGATGCCGGTGCCCTGGCCCTGCTGCACCGTTACGCCGACCTTGGACTGGCCGAAATAATAGGCTGCATCTACAGTTCCGGGAAGATTCCCTATGGTGCCGGTATAACAGAGGCAATCAACATTTATTACGGGCGCCCGGACATTCCCATCGGCGCCTATTATGGCGACGAGGTCGGAGACACGGTCGATAAAATGACTGCCGGCAAGCTTGTGCGCGATACGGTGGCATTCGGCAACAGCATAATATATAATACCGATGCTGAAGAGCAGACAAGGCTTAACAGGCGACTTCTGAATGAGCAGGAGGACTCCAGCATAACCTACATTACCATCGGCCATACAAAAGGCCTTTACGAATTGCTTGTTTCTGAACCGGATGACATCTCCCCGCTGACCGGCAGGGAACTTATAAAAAGAAAAGTGAGCCGCTGGATTGCACTCGGGGCGCTGAATGCTAATAATGAAGGCAACTATTTTGTGAGGGACTGGAACTTCTTTTTTAATGAGACCGCTCCCTATACCGGTTATCTGGTGGAAAATTTCCCGGTACCTGTCTATTATATTGATGCAGGGACTGATGTGATGACAGGAAAATCTCTCAAGCACACTCCGCCGGGTAATATTGTAAGAACGGTTTACAGGGACTGGCTCTGGGAGGTGCAAAAGTATACTCTTGATGACCAGAGGCCGAGCTGGGACCTGGCCGCGGTATACTTTGCCGTGGAAGGAACGGGTGATTTTCTTGAGAACACTGGCAGGGGCCGGCTGGAATTTGACGTTGAGAGGGGGAGCCGCTGGCACCGCGATGAGTATGTCGGGCCGGAGCAGTATTTCATACAGCAGAAAGAGGGGACAAACGATAGTTTTGCTGATTACCTGAATGTGATGATAGCCGCTGAACCAGTTAGAAGCAGCGATTGAACACCATTAAAGACCATACAATAATCAACCGTAACAAATTGATAATTCGTAAATATACCTGCCTGATCTCAATAATGTAATAAACACCAAAAACTATGAAAAAAACAACCCCGCTGTTAACGGTTCCGGCTTTAATGCTTCTGGCTGCCATTGCATGCAGCCATCCTGAACAGCATTTTGAAAAATTCAGGGTGGTAATTCTGACCGACATGACCCACGATGACGGCAATTCACTTATCAGGTTCCTCTACTATGCCCCTTACTTCGATCTGGAAGCAATGATAGTGACCAACCAGCTTCCCGACTTCAATTATGACGATGAAGGGCCGTGGGATAAGGCAATGGGGATCCTCGATGCTTACAAAACCGAGTTGCCCCAGTTGCGGAAGCATGATCCCGGTTTTCCCGATTATGAAGAGCTGATGTCGGTAACAAAACGGGGGCGGGGAGCGCTGCCCATTATCTGGCTGACCAACAGCCTCGATTTCTCAGGCTGGATAGGCGACCGATATGTTGAGAGCTCCTGGGATTCGGTCTTTTACCACGACTGGATCGGTGAAGGGCTTAACCCCAATGGCGAACCGAAGGATTCTGAAGGAAGCGAATTCCTGCAGGAGGTGTTTGCCAAAGATGATGACCGCCCCATATTTGTCCAGGCATGGGGAGGAACGGTGACTTTCGTGCAGGCACTCTACCGTTACCGGCAACGGCATGGTGAGGGAAAATTCAGGGAACTGCTTCCCAGGATTCATCTGTACGGTATCCTGTTCCAGGATATATCATTTGAG
The Marinilabiliales bacterium genome window above contains:
- a CDS encoding DUF1593 domain-containing protein; this encodes MTRKVIYSILLSLSAISFSFGQVKIIFDTDHGGDADDLGALVMLHNLHNRGECELLAVMAWSTEQYVIPAMDAVNRYYGNPDIPLGVRSHGTHYTDWNYNKPVADALTWELTNSDVPLAVDLYREILSRQDDNSVRIVTVGPLANIRDLLMSGPDEFSDLNGKELIEKKVEKFVIMGGRFPSGDWEWNFYGGMPGVTKYVLENLTVPVVFSGFEIGMVVHTGPRFHELDPGHPLYVGYMHFSKYAEWMQDRYREGRITPNASYDQTAVLYAVRGGVGKYWDKVENGLCVADDEGGNIWVEKDEPTNHSYLVLKKSPREMAEIIYSLKLEDARNRPRVIVTTDGETDDKCSFVRFLLYTTDFDIEALIYTNSKWHPEGNGTQWMHDFIDEYAKVRDNLLVHHPGYPSAERLKSMIYVGQMEKTGREAVGDNMDTPGSDRIVEVLLDNDPRPVWLQAWGGLNNIAQAFYRIKTTYPERYEEAAKKAIVYAIAEQDDLRQWMNSEIPEVTYVLNLFQFWRVIAYAWDRQNPMEDHEIYTAEWLKKNVLDKGPLGAIYDRKEMEEGDSPAFFHVINTGLRSTEHPSWGGWGGRFNNNYHANEWTDARDDGDNTKPLWRFIVPISEDFAARMQWSVTPRYEDANHPPFVLLNHDEDLAVVAGSRVTLDASPTWDPDGDDLEFSWWVYPEAGTFDGEVTITGHDTPVAEVTVPAGAAGETIHVICEVRDNAQFPMTRYRRVVLNVN
- a CDS encoding glycoside hydrolase family 5 protein encodes the protein MKTTSFIINTLIAMSVLITPGFISAAQTPVETHGRLRVEGNRIVGEHGEPVQLMGMSHYWSVWGPQKYYNADVVRWLVEDWKVDLARASMAVEINQQGENKGWLYNRENQERMVETVIQAAIDNGIYVLVDWHTHHLHTEPAKEFFDYMAEKYGHYPNLIWETFNEPVRQSWPEIAEYTKEVTSVIRRHSDNLIIAGTRNWSQYVDEAADDPLTDKNTAYSLHFYAGTHGSELREKGDYALSKGIALFITEWGTSRADGGRDGTIFPDETEEWITWALERDISMANWSLADLRESSAALNSEASVSGGWHPESDLSPSGRLVRSHIIRINSKKPYYME
- a CDS encoding nucleoside hydrolase, translated to METVSRIIILLVSATLLNMCSDPGESYPEAVKIILDTDMGSDCDDAGALALLHRYADLGLAEIIGCIYSSGKIPYGAGITEAINIYYGRPDIPIGAYYGDEVGDTVDKMTAGKLVRDTVAFGNSIIYNTDAEEQTRLNRRLLNEQEDSSITYITIGHTKGLYELLVSEPDDISPLTGRELIKRKVSRWIALGALNANNEGNYFVRDWNFFFNETAPYTGYLVENFPVPVYYIDAGTDVMTGKSLKHTPPGNIVRTVYRDWLWEVQKYTLDDQRPSWDLAAVYFAVEGTGDFLENTGRGRLEFDVERGSRWHRDEYVGPEQYFIQQKEGTNDSFADYLNVMIAAEPVRSSD